The genomic window TCTTTGATTCCGGAAAAAAGATTTTTATTTGGAGATCCTTTTTCTTTCGGAATTCGTAAACCTAAAAGAGAAGCCGCTAATAATGAGAAAAAGAAAGAATAAAAAATTACCTCCGGATTATATTCGGATAAACGTCCCATTATAAAAACAGCTAAACCGAAACCGAGAGATCCGAACAATCGGATATTGCCATAATTGACTTTTACCCTGCTTGTATATTTGAGTGAAATACTGTCTGAAACCGGGATAATCGCACTTTGAAATATTGCAACGAAAACAGCAACGATCATTAATATAAAATAGTCTTTACTAAATAGAAATCCCAACCCAAATAACCCTGAAACAAGAGTAGTTAACGTTAAGACTTTTATTGGAGAATTAGTAGAATCTGAAACCATGCCCCATAATGGCTGAAAAAAAATCATGACAATTGGTCCTGCCGACATGATTGTTCCGATCTGATAACCATTTAAACCGGCAGTTTCACTAAGATAAACACTTAATAAAGGATAAAGGCTTCCAACTCCAAAAAAAGTTAACAAATAAAACCCCTGTAGGGTTAAAACTTTCTTTCGCACTTGATTATTCACTTATGTACCCCCTAATGATGCTTCCATATTAAAATCCATTATTTATTTTATCATGTTCAAATCAAGTTTGTAGTATTTTGCCAAAAACGTGTCCTCTACATTCTCTATATCACCTTTTCACTTGTTATTGACAGTAGTCAATGATTTTTGTGTCTATTTACTTGGTGAAATAACAAAACCCCTTGGAAAGGGGCTTCGAAATATTGAAAGTATGGACGATGTATTCGAATTATAAAGAATGCTTGCAAAATAGTATTGCTTTTAAGATTCGGACCCAATTCCTTGATATAAAAGGTTTTATCCTCCAATGTAAAACATCTCAACTTTTTTAGAATCTGATTTTTTTGTATGAAACAAACGCTCTTCAGAGTAGCGATCCCTGCGGCGAGTCCAAATATCGTGGATCACTTCCTTAATTTCTTCATTGTCCGCTCCTGACCGTAACAATGATCGCATGTCTGTCCCTTCTGATGCAAACAGACAAGTGAACAAATGACCATCTGCCGCCAGGCGGGCGCGGGTACACGTTGAACAAAAAGCGTCTGTAACGGAGGATATGACGCCAATCTCTTCCTTCGTGCCGATGTAGTGGTAACGAGAAGCCACTTCACCGATGTAATTAGGCTTCAAAGGTTCCAACGGCATTTCGGTATTGATGCGTTCAACAATCTCACGTTTTGAAACTACTTTTTCTAAGTTCCAGCCGTTACTGTTTCCCACATCCATAAACTCGATAAAACGCAGGATGTGACCGGTACCACGAAAATGTCGAGCCATCGGTATAATGTCTTGATCGTTAATCCCTTTTTGTACTACCATATTTACTTTTACTTTAAGTCCTGCTTCTGCCGCGGCCTCTATGCCTGCGAGCACAGTCTTTACGTTACAGCGTCCGCCGTTCATTTTAGAAAACAACGCATCGTCCAGACTGTCCAAACTAACGTTAACGCGCTGTAACCCGGCCTCTTTAAGTTTTCGAGCATATTTTGGAAGCAATGACCCGTTTGTAGTTAAGGCAATATCCTGAATGCCGTGTACGGAACGAAGCATTTGGATCAAGGACGGAAGGTCTTTTCGCAACAGCGGCTCTCCACCTGTAATACGAATTTTCTGAACGCCAAGTGATGCAAAAATGCCCGCAAGGCGAGTGATTTCCTCAAAAGTCAGCAATTTATGTTTGGGAAGAAAGGTATAATCGGAAGGAAATACCTCTTCAGGCATGCAGTAGCGGCAGCGGAAATTGCATCGATCCGTGACGGAAATGCGCAAATCTTTCAACGGTCGACCAAATGAATCTGTCAACGGTTTGTTTTCATCGTAAAGATTCTTTTTCATCTAAGATTGCCTCCATTTTCGATTTTCCTCCGTTTAAAAGCGAGATAAACGCTATTTCGTCACTTAGTAAAATTTTCTCCAGTATCATCTTTGATCAACGGCTAGTATAGATTTATAGAAATTGTCCCCTGCCTCTGGAAATTGCTTACTTAACGTCTCACGAAGTACATTCACTTGTTCTGGCTGTAAGAAGGGTAAATAGTTGATATGTCGAGATCACTCAGGAACATTTAGTTTTAGCACCTTTACTATTTCTCCCTTATTCATCATCTTCCTATCAGAAGGAATGACAATTAAGCAATCCGTATCCCTGATGGACGACAAGACGTTTGACTGGTCGATTCCAGCCGGACGGACGTAAATCTTTCCGTCTTTTACTTCGCTTGTTCCGCGTACGATGCGATAAAACGAATCCTTTTTTTTGTATTCCTCGGCGAGAAACGCTGAAAACGAAGGGAGATAGTAATCAGTTTTTCCTTGCATCCCCCACATAACTGGACGAACAAACAGCTCAAACCCGACGAAACACGCTCCAGGGTTCCCGGAAAGGGCGAACAAAAATTTATCCCGCCAAATTCCGACAGTCGTTGGGCTGCCGGGACGCATGGCCACTTTGTTAAACAACATCTTACCGTCCCACTGTTCAAAGATGTCGACCAAAATATCGTAATCCCCGACGGAAGCTCCTCCGGTTGAAATGACGAGATCAACTTTTTCCATTGCATCAAGAATCATTGATTTAGCCAGTCCAACGTCATCAGGCACCTTTTCGAGGAGAACAGGAAGTCCACCGGCATTTAACACTTGCGCGGCAACCATGTAACTGTTGCTGTTGCGAATTTTGCCAGACTCGAGCGGCTCACTGACGTCAAGCAGTTCCGACCCTGTTGCAAAAATAGCCACTGTCGGACGGCGTGAAACAGTAACTGTATCGTAACCGAAAGCAGCAAGTAGGGCAGCTTCCCCGGGATTTATTTTGCGCCCTTTTTCCAGGATCAACGTTCCTTTTGCCATTTCCAGTCCAATGGGAATGACGTTTTCATTGGGTGTCGTCTCCTTTTTGACCGCCGTATACGTTTGACCATTTTTTTGAAACTGTTCCGTCAATTCAATGATGGCGACAGAGTCGGCACCTTCTGGCATCATCGCTCCAGTCATAATACGTGCAGCCGTATTTTCTGTCAGTTTTTTTGTCGAAACAGCACCGCAGGGGATCGATTCAATGACTTGCAATATAACTGACTGTTCGTCGGTTGCCCCTTTTGTATCAGTCGACCGGACAGCAAACCCGTCCATCATCGACCGGCGGAAGTGGGGAAAGTCGTGCGTTGCCACCACATTTTCGCCGAGGTATCGGCCAATGCTGTCCGCAAGCTTTACTTGTTCTGTTCCGAGTGAACGAATCCACGGCTCGAGACGCTTTTGCGCATCCCAAACATTAACAATTTCCCGCTGAAATCTCATTATTCGTCTCCCTTCCTATAATCTTAGATAAGGTCTACTCCTTAGATTGTGCTAAAGAATTACACTTAGTTAGTGATTTCGTCTGTCGAATTTTTATCATATTTTTCTTTACTGTAGATTTTCCAATCTTCAGGTGTATCGATGTCTACGCCCCATAATGAATGATCAAAATCGACATATGCTAATTCAGTTAAATGTTGACGAATGACTTGTTGGGCCCCCCTATCTCCTTCAATCCGAATCAATTCCGGGAAAATTTTAGCAGCAAACAAGACTGGGTGGCCAGGAACAGACCCATAGCGAGGACGAATAATATTCATGTTTTTTGATTTTGCAACATCAAATACTTCCCGTAATCGATCTACCACCGAAACAGGAATAAATGGTTGATCGGCCAAGAAAACAAAACATGCCGAGACTTGATCCCTAATAGCCTTCACTCCTACCTTTAACGAAGAAGACATGCCTTGAGCGAAATTTGGGTTATGAATCACCATTGCTGGTAAATCACGGATATATTCTTTGACTAGCTCAGTATGCTCACCGCTTACAACAACAACAGGACGGAGTCCAGAGTGCACGGCTGTTTCAACAGAATATCGAAACAGGGGCTTTCCGTGCAGGTTAAGAAATTGTTTCGGTTGTCCCATTCGTTTGGACATGCCGGCAGCTAAAATGACAGCGCCAATGTCGTACATACACTTCTCCCGCCTTTTAAAATGGTCGCGTTGCTCAGAGTGATTAACTATGAATTTTTTCTTTCCCATGCAATGGCTTTCCAGGGCGGGCAGATCGCACTGCAAGTAATTCGGACACGATAGAAACGGCAACTTCCTCAATTGTTTCTGCACCAACATCCAGTCCAATTGGTGCCCGTATTGGACCACTATTCATCTCGGCACCGATATTCTGAAGCATTTCCCGAGTGCGTGATAAGGGACCAAGCACACCTACGTATTTAGGTCGTGCCTTTAGCGCGAGACGAAGTGCAGCTTCATCCCTTACTTGCAAGTGATTCATGATTAACCACCAGCTCGAAGCCAGTTGCTTTGGATCTGCCTCGTCGGGTTCAATTACCAAGTGTTCTGCTTTAGGAAAGCGTTTCTTTCCATTAAACTCATTGCGTGGATCAAGAATGGTTACACGGAATCCACATTTAGCCGCGAGCTCCGCCACAGGTATGGCATCGTGCCCCGCACCACAGATAATCAATTGTTCATTAGGCCGCATCGTGTCGATATAAAATCGACGGCCGTCGGCAATGGCTATCTCTGCCCTTGTTCGATTCTCGATACGATTCAACAACTTCTGTACAACAGGTTCCGGCAGATCGTTTACATCCCCTGCCACAGGACTTTTTCCGTCAAAAACACAGCGGATACCGGTTGGTAATTCAAGAACAAGAGAGATGTCACGATCTTGGGTAATAATCTCCTTCACCGATCGCCAGAATGTGTCTTCAGAAAAAATGGGAAAGATAGCGACTTCCATCGTACCTTTGCAACCAATACCGAGAGACCATAATTCATTCTCACTGAGATCGTAATTTACGAGGCGGGGTTCTCCTTCTTCTATTGCTATTTCCGCCCATCCGTAAAGATCCGATTCAAGGCAGCCTCCGCTGAGTGTTCCCAGCATATTACCTGTTTCTGTCATCATCATTTTAGCACCTGGAAGGCGATACGCAGAGCCTTGTACCTGAGTAATCGTCAAAAGGGCAGTCTTTTCCCCATTTAACCATGCTTGTTCCATGCGGGCAAATAATTCACGCGCTTCATCGATACGTGACACGCTAAACCTCTCCTTCGTTTTATTAGAGATTGGTTTACTATTACGAAATTCAAATTGTATATTATTCTAATAAGTTGCCAACTCTACTAAGTACGGCAATGAATCATACTTCCACTCCGTACTGAGTTAACATACGATTTGTTTGTTTATTAAACCAAAGTTTAAATTACTCCTTGAACAATTACCCTCTCAACAACCAATAAGAAGCTAACTTATGCGAAATAATCATTATCGTACCACCTAATCTCTGATCTCCAATGGTTGATAAAAAATTAAACTTAATAAAATATTGTTTTACATCAATATCAGGCGAAAAACATACACGTAATGTTTGGTTTAATATCATTGGGTCACTATAAACTTTATATAGTCCCGTGTTTGCAATAATTAGAAATAAACAGGCCGGCAACAACAATAAAATCATTTTATAAATATAATTACGTTTTAGTTTAATTGATTTCTCGCTGTAAGAAGATGTTGCCACCGGCCACCATACTAGAAAAGATAGTACCATTAAGAAGCCTTGCGAAAAATCATGCAAGGTTTTATCACTCATAACCGTGTTAAATACAACTGGAAAATGGTAAAAGGAGAACATAAAAGCAAAGAAGCCTAATATAGCATTATGGTAAATCTTGCTGCTGCGGAGCTTAACAAAAAACAGAAGTCGAGGATGCTCCGTAATTTCAGATAATCCGGATAGAATAAGCACAGGAATAAAAAAGCAAAGAAGACTCATTTGTAACATATGGACACTTAACAGAAGATGTCCATAGAAGTTTAGGGCACCGCCAAAACAAAAATTAATCAAAACAAGTCCCAAAATAAAGCATATTATTCTTTTTACTATCATTCTATTTAATTGACCAACCTTAACAAGCATTAATATATATATGATAAGAAAGGAAAATGTTAGTAATAAGATAGCTTTGTCTAAATATTGAATTGAATCCAACTTCTTCCCCTCCAAAATAAAGGTTTACAATTGGTGGCTTAGGGTGCTGCTGAACGCAGCGCCCCGCTAAGAACTGCCTTTTTCCAAGTTGTTACATCATGGACATCGACAAACGCGTCAATGTAAGGCAATGCCATCGACATGCCCACCGAAGTTGGTTCATAGCCAGGTTCACCAAGTAGCGGATTCATCCACACCACTCGTCCAACGCGAGCAGCTAAGTCGCGCATGGATGTATGCATTTGTTCCGGATGGCCGGCATCAAAACCATCTGAAATGATAATGACACACGTATGCCGTTGCAAAAGATTAGAGTAACGATGAAGTAATTGTGCCAACGAACCTCCAATCTGAGTTCCACCGCGCAATCCGGGTAAATCGCTATAGGGAATACCTGTCACCCCTTTACGCCCAATAAGCGACGTCACCCGCAACAGGCGTGTGGAAAAAAGAAAGATTTGTGTACGTGCACGCACTCGAGTAAATGACCAGGCGAGTGAAGTAATGAAAGGTGCATAAGGTTTCATCGATCCGGATATATCAATAGCCAGGACAATTCGCGGCTTGTCTGGACGGCGTCGGCGCATTTTGAGTTCAAATGGTTCTCCTGAATGGCGCAATGCACTTCTTATAGTTTTACGCAGGTCAATTTTCTCTCTGCCTCGTGACTGCCACTTGCGGCCGCGCGGAGCAGCCATCGTACGAACTGCCAATTGGGTCAGCTTAATAACATCCTTTAAAACCTGTCCGTCCGCCCGCATAGCAAAACGCTCTCCATCGTTGGGATGATAGCCGGCAAGGACACCCTTTGCTGTCTCTAACGGCGGTGGCTTCACATTTTCACCGGTACCGGTTCCGCCTATTAATTCATCTGGCTGCAGGCGGCGTTTCTCTTGCAAACGAGCTTCCCTTATGCCAAAATATTGCTCAAATAAAGTCGGAAAGATCCCCCATTCCGCCGATGTCCGTGCATAGATTGAGCGAAGGGCGCTGCAAACCTCATCAATGGAGGCAAGGTTCAATTCAGCAAGGGCAGCAATTGCTGTCAACGTTTCAGGAACCCCTGCACGAAATCCGTGTTTCCGCAGCCAAGGCGCAAAATCGGTCAATTGCCTCACGATGCTTCCTGTCAAGCAGCCTATCTCGCCAACCCTCAGATGTTCCATAGAAGATCGAATCCCCTTTCCCTTAGCAAGTCCATGTCTTCCTGCGTCTTCAATAAACACCCGAGGGTATGTTGAATCACTTCTTCGTTCAGCTCCTGTGCGCCTAATTCCGTCAGCGCCTGCGCAAAATCAATCGATTCTGCTAGCCCGGGCGGCTTGAATAGCGACAACTTGCGCATCCGTCGCACGCTATACACGATTTGTTTCGCGAGTTTTGGTGCGATCTGCGGCACATGCAGTGAAATGATAGCCGCCTCCTGTTCAAATGTGGGATAATCGACCCAAATATACAGACAACGGCGGCGCAAGGCGTCCGACAAGTCTCGCGTGCGATTGGACGTTAAAATAACTATAGGTGGTTCAGAGGCGCGAAAGGTTCCTATCTCGGGAATAGTGATTTGGAATTCTGACAGAAATTCCAACAATAATGCCTCGAATTCCTCGTCGGCGCGATCAACTTCGTCAATCAGTAGTACTGGCGCCGGCCTTTCTCGAAGTGCACGTAAAATCGGTCGTTCAATGAGAAACGACTCGCTGTAAAGTGCATCTTGTTCTACGGTACCATCGGTAAAGACCGTGCGTGCCGTCAGCAGCTGTTTTGGGTAATCCCAATCGTAAAGCGCCTGACTTGCATCAAGTCCTTCATAGCACTGCAAGCGAACGAGGTTTACGGAACGAACAGCAGCGATCGCCTTCGCCAATGCCGTCTTTCCTACACCTGCAGGACCTTCTAAAAGCAGAGGACGGGCTAGCCGCTGTGCCAAGTGAACAACAGTTGCCAGCCCTTCATCTGCTACATAGTGAGAACGATGCAATTCCTCTTGCAGCATGCGCACTTGTTCGTTCATTCAGTCATTCTTCCCTTCTACACAGAAGCGAATGCTTTCTCCAGATTTGCAAATACGTCCTGTATGATTTTCTTCGCCTGGTTATCAATCAAACGACCACCAAGTGCAGCGATTGGTCCACTGATGGCTCCGTCACACTCCCATTTCAAGAGGGTACCTTTGTCGATGTCGCTAAGTGTTACAACTGCTTTCAT from Bacillus methanolicus includes these protein-coding regions:
- a CDS encoding MFS transporter yields the protein MNNQVRKKVLTLQGFYLLTFFGVGSLYPLLSVYLSETAGLNGYQIGTIMSAGPIVMIFFQPLWGMVSDSTNSPIKVLTLTTLVSGLFGLGFLFSKDYFILMIVAVFVAIFQSAIIPVSDSISLKYTSRVKVNYGNIRLFGSLGFGLAVFIMGRLSEYNPEVIFYSFFFSLLAASLLGLRIPKEKGSPNKNLFSGIKEILTYRKFVVFLIITFMVFGPNLANNTYFGLFVEDSGGTYTGIGIAFLIAVLSEIPFMKAAGKWIQKIGILEVALIAGAVSLVRWILYFTQPSLSIVYITTFIQGFSIGLFIPAGLQYIRDITPVHITATAVTLYSAIGNGLGNWFSTFLGGILYEEYNVYTVYLFFGIMALMGVLLIVWLIKEEKADSIVKKAAG
- the moaA gene encoding GTP 3',8-cyclase MoaA, with the protein product MKKNLYDENKPLTDSFGRPLKDLRISVTDRCNFRCRYCMPEEVFPSDYTFLPKHKLLTFEEITRLAGIFASLGVQKIRITGGEPLLRKDLPSLIQMLRSVHGIQDIALTTNGSLLPKYARKLKEAGLQRVNVSLDSLDDALFSKMNGGRCNVKTVLAGIEAAAEAGLKVKVNMVVQKGINDQDIIPMARHFRGTGHILRFIEFMDVGNSNGWNLEKVVSKREIVERINTEMPLEPLKPNYIGEVASRYHYIGTKEEIGVISSVTDAFCSTCTRARLAADGHLFTCLFASEGTDMRSLLRSGADNEEIKEVIHDIWTRRRDRYSEERLFHTKKSDSKKVEMFYIGG
- a CDS encoding molybdopterin molybdotransferase MoeA → MRFQREIVNVWDAQKRLEPWIRSLGTEQVKLADSIGRYLGENVVATHDFPHFRRSMMDGFAVRSTDTKGATDEQSVILQVIESIPCGAVSTKKLTENTAARIMTGAMMPEGADSVAIIELTEQFQKNGQTYTAVKKETTPNENVIPIGLEMAKGTLILEKGRKINPGEAALLAAFGYDTVTVSRRPTVAIFATGSELLDVSEPLESGKIRNSNSYMVAAQVLNAGGLPVLLEKVPDDVGLAKSMILDAMEKVDLVISTGGASVGDYDILVDIFEQWDGKMLFNKVAMRPGSPTTVGIWRDKFLFALSGNPGACFVGFELFVRPVMWGMQGKTDYYLPSFSAFLAEEYKKKDSFYRIVRGTSEVKDGKIYVRPAGIDQSNVLSSIRDTDCLIVIPSDRKMMNKGEIVKVLKLNVPE
- a CDS encoding nucleotidyltransferase family protein; this encodes MYDIGAVILAAGMSKRMGQPKQFLNLHGKPLFRYSVETAVHSGLRPVVVVSGEHTELVKEYIRDLPAMVIHNPNFAQGMSSSLKVGVKAIRDQVSACFVFLADQPFIPVSVVDRLREVFDVAKSKNMNIIRPRYGSVPGHPVLFAAKIFPELIRIEGDRGAQQVIRQHLTELAYVDFDHSLWGVDIDTPEDWKIYSKEKYDKNSTDEITN
- a CDS encoding XdhC family protein produces the protein MSRIDEARELFARMEQAWLNGEKTALLTITQVQGSAYRLPGAKMMMTETGNMLGTLSGGCLESDLYGWAEIAIEEGEPRLVNYDLSENELWSLGIGCKGTMEVAIFPIFSEDTFWRSVKEIITQDRDISLVLELPTGIRCVFDGKSPVAGDVNDLPEPVVQKLLNRIENRTRAEIAIADGRRFYIDTMRPNEQLIICGAGHDAIPVAELAAKCGFRVTILDPRNEFNGKKRFPKAEHLVIEPDEADPKQLASSWWLIMNHLQVRDEAALRLALKARPKYVGVLGPLSRTREMLQNIGAEMNSGPIRAPIGLDVGAETIEEVAVSIVSELLAVRSARPGKPLHGKEKIHS
- a CDS encoding cytochrome c oxidase assembly protein, translated to MDSIQYLDKAILLLTFSFLIIYILMLVKVGQLNRMIVKRIICFILGLVLINFCFGGALNFYGHLLLSVHMLQMSLLCFFIPVLILSGLSEITEHPRLLFFVKLRSSKIYHNAILGFFAFMFSFYHFPVVFNTVMSDKTLHDFSQGFLMVLSFLVWWPVATSSYSEKSIKLKRNYIYKMILLLLPACLFLIIANTGLYKVYSDPMILNQTLRVCFSPDIDVKQYFIKFNFLSTIGDQRLGGTIMIISHKLASYWLLRG
- a CDS encoding vWA domain-containing protein, whose product is MTAIAALAELNLASIDEVCSALRSIYARTSAEWGIFPTLFEQYFGIREARLQEKRRLQPDELIGGTGTGENVKPPPLETAKGVLAGYHPNDGERFAMRADGQVLKDVIKLTQLAVRTMAAPRGRKWQSRGREKIDLRKTIRSALRHSGEPFELKMRRRRPDKPRIVLAIDISGSMKPYAPFITSLAWSFTRVRARTQIFLFSTRLLRVTSLIGRKGVTGIPYSDLPGLRGGTQIGGSLAQLLHRYSNLLQRHTCVIIISDGFDAGHPEQMHTSMRDLAARVGRVVWMNPLLGEPGYEPTSVGMSMALPYIDAFVDVHDVTTWKKAVLSGALRSAAP
- a CDS encoding AAA family ATPase: MNEQVRMLQEELHRSHYVADEGLATVVHLAQRLARPLLLEGPAGVGKTALAKAIAAVRSVNLVRLQCYEGLDASQALYDWDYPKQLLTARTVFTDGTVEQDALYSESFLIERPILRALRERPAPVLLIDEVDRADEEFEALLLEFLSEFQITIPEIGTFRASEPPIVILTSNRTRDLSDALRRRCLYIWVDYPTFEQEAAIISLHVPQIAPKLAKQIVYSVRRMRKLSLFKPPGLAESIDFAQALTELGAQELNEEVIQHTLGCLLKTQEDMDLLRERGFDLLWNI